One Oncorhynchus masou masou isolate Uvic2021 chromosome 18, UVic_Omas_1.1, whole genome shotgun sequence DNA window includes the following coding sequences:
- the LOC135504779 gene encoding speckle-type POZ protein has translation MSRVPSPPPPAEMSSGPVAESWCYTQIKVVKFSYMWTINNFSFCREEMGEVIKSSTFSSGANDKLKWCLRVNPKGLDEESKDYLSLYLLLVSCPKAEVRAKFKFSILNAKGEETKAMESQRAYRFVQGKDWGFKKFIRRDFLLDEANGLLPDDKLTLFCEVSVVQDSVNISGQNTMNMVKVPDCRLADELGGLWENSRFTDCSLCVAGQEFQAHKAILAARSPVFSAMFEHEMEESKKNRVEINDVEPEVFKEMMCFIYTDKAPNLDKMADDLLAAADKYALERLKVMCEDALCTSLSVENAAEILILADLHSADQLKTQAVDFINYHAAEVMETAGWKSMVASHPHLVAEAYRSLASAQCPFLGPPRKRLKQS, from the exons ATGTCAAGAGTCCCGAGTCCCCCTCCCCCTGCGGAAATGTCCAGCGGGCCTGTGGCGGAGAGCTGGTGCTACACTCAG ATCAAAGTGGTAAAATTCTCCTACATGTGGACCATCAACAACTTCAGCTTCTGTCGCGAGGAGATGGGCGAGGTCATTAAGAGCTCCACCTTCTCCTCAGGAGCCAATGACAAGCTCAAATG GTGTCTGCGGGTGAACCCTAAAGGGCTAGATGAGGAAAGCAAAGACTACCTGTCCCTCTACTTGCTCCTGGTTAGCTGTCCCAAGGCTGAGGTGCGTGCCAAGTTCAAGTTCTCCATCCTCAACGCCAAGGGAGAGGAGACCAAAGCCATGG AAAGCCAGAGAGCATATCGGTTTGTCCAGGGGAAGGACTGGGGTTTTAAGAAGTTCATCCGCCGAGACTTCCTGTTGGACGAGGCCAACGGTCTTCTGCCTGACGACAAGCTCACCTTGTTTTGTGAG GTGAGTGTGGTGCAGGACTCTGTGAACATCTCGGGTCAGAACACCATGAACATGGTGAAGGTGCCTGACTGCAGACTGGCTGATGAGCTGGGAGGGCTGTGGGAGAACTCGCGCTTCACCGACTGCTCCCTGTGTGTGGCCGGGCAGGAGTTCCAGGCCCACAAAGCCATATTAGCAG CACGCTCTCCTGTCTTCAGTGCCATGTTTGAGCATGAGATGGAGGAGAGCAAAAAG aACCGAGTGGAGATCAATGACGTGGAGCCAGAGGTCTTCAAGGAGATGATGTGTTTCATCTACACAGACAAGGCCCCCAACTTGGACAAGATGGCTGACGACCTTCTAGCAGCCGCTGACAAG TATGCTCTTGAGAGGCTGAAGGTGATGTGTGAGGATGCGCTGTgcaccagtctgtctgtggaGAACGCTGCAGAGATCCTCATCCTGGCAGACCTGCACAGCGCCGACCAGCTCAAAACACAGGCTGTGGACTTCATCAACTA ccatgcTGCCGAAGTTATGGAGACGGCGGGCTGGAAGTCCATGGTGGCATCACATCCTCACCTGGTAGCCGAAGCCTACCGCTCGCTGGCCTCGGCCCAGTGCCCCTTCCTGGGACCGCCCCGGAAACGCCTCAAACAGTCTTAA